A stretch of Rhododendron vialii isolate Sample 1 chromosome 4a, ASM3025357v1 DNA encodes these proteins:
- the LOC131324773 gene encoding importin subunit alpha-9 isoform X2 → MADEGLNSQRRDPIKSSVGNVAANRRRQHAVTVGKERREALVRTKRLCRVGVSGDDIAPPDSDMMIDVEESVLEVQTSSAVEELKFAISFQGKGAMSKKVTALRQLRRLLSRSEFPPVEAALKAGAVSLLVQCLSFGSPDEQLLEAAWCLTNIAAGKPEETKALLPALPLLIAHLGEKSSMPVAEQCAWALGNVAGEGKELREVLLSQGALPPLARMMLPNKGSTVRTAAWALSNLIKGPDSRAATELIKSAGVLDAIIRHLKKADEDLATEVAWIIVYLSALSNVAIDILVKSDLLQLLVERLATSNSLQLLIPVLRSLGNLVAGDAHMTDGFFVVGQGIPDNVVAALIKCLKSDHRVLKKASAWVLSNIAAGSIEQKQLINSSEAVPLLLRLLSTAPFDIRKEVAYVLGNLCVAPSEDGGRPNLILDHLVSLVGNGCLPGFVNMVRSADVEAARLGLQFMELVLRGMPNSEGVKLVEREDGIDAMERFQFHENEDLRNMANALVDKYFGEDYGLDE, encoded by the exons ATGGCGGATGAAGGCCTGAATTCTCAAAGAAGGGACCCGATTAAGTCTTCAG TTGGAAATGTCGCAGCAAATCGAAGACGACAACACGCTGTTACAGtgggaaaagaaagaagggaagcACTGGTTCGAACAAAGCGTTTGTGCCGAGTTGGAGTTAGTGGTGATGACATCGCCCCTCCTGACAGTGATATGATGATTGATGTAGAGGAATCAGTTCTTGAGGTTCAGACCTCTTCTGCTGTGGAGGAATTAAAGTTTGCTATTTCGTTTCA GGGGAAGGGAGCAATGTCGAAAAAGGTGACTGCCCTTCGTCAACTACGGAGGTTGTTGTCGAGATCCGAATTTCCTCCTGTTGAAGCTGCTCTAAAAGCTGGAGCTGTATCTCTTCTTGTCCAGTGTCTTTCATTTGGTTCACCAGATGAGCAG TTGCTTGAAGCAGCTTGGTGTCTTACTAACATCGCAGCTGGAAAGCCAGAAGAAACGAAAGCTTTATTGCCTGCTTTACCGTTGCTTATTGCTCATCTTGGAG AAAAGAGCTCCATGCCTGTTGCTGAGCAGTGTGCATGGGCTTTGGGAAATGTTGCTGGTGAAGGGAAAGAACTTAGAGAAGTTCTGCTCTCGCAAGGAGCCTTACCACCTCTTGCAAGAATGATGCTGCCCAATAAGGGTTCAACAGTGCGAACAGCTGCTTGGGCACTTTCAAATTTAATCAAG GGACCTGATTCAAGAGCGGCAACAGAGCTCATAAAAAGTGCTGGGGTCCTTGATGCAATTATTCGGCACTTGAAAAAAGC GGATGAGGATCTGGCTACAGAAGTAGCATGGATTATTGTGTATCTTTCAGCCCTTTCTAATGTTGCTATCGACATATTGGTGAAGAGTGATCTCCTTCAATTACTCGTGGAAAGATTGGCAACATCAAATAGTTTGCAATTGCTCATTCCG GTACTGCGGAGTCTAGGTAATCTTGTGGCTGGTGATGCTCATATGACTGAtggattttttgttgttggacaGGGAATCCCAG ATAATGTCGTTGCAGCACTAATCAAATGTCTGAAAAGTGATCATCGGGTCTTGAAGAAGGCAT CAGCTTGGGTGCTATCTAATATAGCTGCTGGTTCCATTGAACAAAAACAGTTAATAAATTCAAGTGAAGCCGTGCCATTGTTATTGCGACTACTTTCAACAGCACCATTTGATATAAGGAAGGAAGTAGCATATGTTCTAGGAAATCTCTGTGTTGCTCCATCTGAAGATGGTGGGAGACCAAATTTGATTCTGGATCACTTGGTCTCCCTTGTTGGTAACGGCTGCCTTCCGGGTTTTGTAAATATGGTCAGGTCTGCTGATGTTGAGGCTGCAAGGCTGGGGCTCCAGTTCATGGAGCTG GTCTTACGGGGGATGCCGAACAGTGAGGGTGTAAAACtcgtagagagagaggatggcATTGATGCCATGGAGAGGTTCCAATTTCATGAAAATGAAGACCTTAGAAACATGGCTAATGCACTAGTTGATAAATATTTTGGGGAGGATTATGGGCTTGATGAGTAA
- the LOC131324773 gene encoding importin subunit alpha-9 isoform X1: protein MADEGLNSQRRDPIKSSVGNVAANRRRQHAVTVGKERREALVRTKRLCRVGVSGDDIAPPDSDMMIDVEESVLEVQTSSAVEELKFAISFQGKGAMSKKVTALRQLRRLLSRSEFPPVEAALKAGAVSLLVQCLSFGSPDEQLLEAAWCLTNIAAGKPEETKALLPALPLLIAHLGEKSSMPVAEQCAWALGNVAGEGKELREVLLSQGALPPLARMMLPNKGSTVRTAAWALSNLIKGPDSRAATELIKSAGVLDAIIRHLKKADEDLATEVAWIIVYLSALSNVAIDILVKSDLLQLLVERLATSNSLQLLIPVLRSLGNLVAGDAHMTDGFFVVGQGIPDNVVAALIKCLKSDHRVLKKEAAWVLSNIAAGSIEQKQLINSSEAVPLLLRLLSTAPFDIRKEVAYVLGNLCVAPSEDGGRPNLILDHLVSLVGNGCLPGFVNMVRSADVEAARLGLQFMELVLRGMPNSEGVKLVEREDGIDAMERFQFHENEDLRNMANALVDKYFGEDYGLDE, encoded by the exons ATGGCGGATGAAGGCCTGAATTCTCAAAGAAGGGACCCGATTAAGTCTTCAG TTGGAAATGTCGCAGCAAATCGAAGACGACAACACGCTGTTACAGtgggaaaagaaagaagggaagcACTGGTTCGAACAAAGCGTTTGTGCCGAGTTGGAGTTAGTGGTGATGACATCGCCCCTCCTGACAGTGATATGATGATTGATGTAGAGGAATCAGTTCTTGAGGTTCAGACCTCTTCTGCTGTGGAGGAATTAAAGTTTGCTATTTCGTTTCA GGGGAAGGGAGCAATGTCGAAAAAGGTGACTGCCCTTCGTCAACTACGGAGGTTGTTGTCGAGATCCGAATTTCCTCCTGTTGAAGCTGCTCTAAAAGCTGGAGCTGTATCTCTTCTTGTCCAGTGTCTTTCATTTGGTTCACCAGATGAGCAG TTGCTTGAAGCAGCTTGGTGTCTTACTAACATCGCAGCTGGAAAGCCAGAAGAAACGAAAGCTTTATTGCCTGCTTTACCGTTGCTTATTGCTCATCTTGGAG AAAAGAGCTCCATGCCTGTTGCTGAGCAGTGTGCATGGGCTTTGGGAAATGTTGCTGGTGAAGGGAAAGAACTTAGAGAAGTTCTGCTCTCGCAAGGAGCCTTACCACCTCTTGCAAGAATGATGCTGCCCAATAAGGGTTCAACAGTGCGAACAGCTGCTTGGGCACTTTCAAATTTAATCAAG GGACCTGATTCAAGAGCGGCAACAGAGCTCATAAAAAGTGCTGGGGTCCTTGATGCAATTATTCGGCACTTGAAAAAAGC GGATGAGGATCTGGCTACAGAAGTAGCATGGATTATTGTGTATCTTTCAGCCCTTTCTAATGTTGCTATCGACATATTGGTGAAGAGTGATCTCCTTCAATTACTCGTGGAAAGATTGGCAACATCAAATAGTTTGCAATTGCTCATTCCG GTACTGCGGAGTCTAGGTAATCTTGTGGCTGGTGATGCTCATATGACTGAtggattttttgttgttggacaGGGAATCCCAG ATAATGTCGTTGCAGCACTAATCAAATGTCTGAAAAGTGATCATCGGGTCTTGAAGAAG GAAGCAGCTTGGGTGCTATCTAATATAGCTGCTGGTTCCATTGAACAAAAACAGTTAATAAATTCAAGTGAAGCCGTGCCATTGTTATTGCGACTACTTTCAACAGCACCATTTGATATAAGGAAGGAAGTAGCATATGTTCTAGGAAATCTCTGTGTTGCTCCATCTGAAGATGGTGGGAGACCAAATTTGATTCTGGATCACTTGGTCTCCCTTGTTGGTAACGGCTGCCTTCCGGGTTTTGTAAATATGGTCAGGTCTGCTGATGTTGAGGCTGCAAGGCTGGGGCTCCAGTTCATGGAGCTG GTCTTACGGGGGATGCCGAACAGTGAGGGTGTAAAACtcgtagagagagaggatggcATTGATGCCATGGAGAGGTTCCAATTTCATGAAAATGAAGACCTTAGAAACATGGCTAATGCACTAGTTGATAAATATTTTGGGGAGGATTATGGGCTTGATGAGTAA